The following proteins are encoded in a genomic region of Cataglyphis hispanica isolate Lineage 1 chromosome 1, ULB_Chis1_1.0, whole genome shotgun sequence:
- the LOC126855048 gene encoding probable serine/threonine-protein kinase dyrk1, translating into MMIDGDINANNSMDGNDSDNNISFSYDNDRNHSIVNSTINANNSTNDFGNNVIFSYDNNNVCKTVDININNSMKDNDCNNNISFSCNNDKDHNIVLDDVINVNNCRNNTDFDNNVIFSVIFSCDNDNNCDTADNDINTNNFMNNNNNMTFSCDSNNANVSATGVVLNDVMIFSYDDDNNSSILYDLTNAKTSINYNNSDNNITFSCDDENIINNVAGANITNTSEYLPSTSEITIEKETTKHESIHNNNSTINNKNSSESLVDISSVNTFGCRENDLYVPFSQPKGLKKKIFVTIAKSFKVKLHAI; encoded by the coding sequence ATGATGATAGATGGTGATATTAATGCCAATAATTCCATGGATGGAAATGATTCTGATAATAACATATCATTTTCCTATGATAATGACAGAAATCATAGTATAGTAAATAGTACTATTAATGCCAATAATTCTACAAATGATTTTGGTAATAATGTGATATTTTCTTATGATAATAACAATGTGTGTAAAACGGTagatatcaatatcaataattctaTGAAGGATaatgattgtaataataatatatcattttcctgcaataatgataaagatCACAACATCGTATTAGATGATGTTATTAATGTCAACAATTGTAGAAATAATACTGATTTTGATAATAACGTGATATTTTCTGTGATATTTTCTTGTGATAATGACAATAACTGTGATACTGcagataatgatattaataccaataattttatgaataacaataataatatgacattTTCCTGTGACAGTAATAATGCCAATGTTTCTGCAACTGGTGTTGTTCTCAATGATGTTATGATATTTTCCTATGACGATGATAATAATTctagtatattatatgatcTCACTAATGCTAAaacttctataaattataataatagtgataataatataacattttcctgtgatgatgaaaatattattaacaacgTTGCTGGCGCAAACATAACGAATACTTCCGAGTATTTACCTTCAACATCGGAAATTACAATTGAAAAAGAGACTACAAAACACGAAAGCATCCATAATAACAAttctacaattaataataaaaattcttcagaGTCACTGGTAGACATTTCTTCTGTAAACACATTTGGTTGTAGAGAAAACGATTTATATGTTCCGTTCTCTCAACCTAAAgggcttaaaaaaaaaatttttgttactattgcaaaaagtttcaaagtaaaattacACGCCATTTAG